A genomic region of Barnesiella viscericola DSM 18177 contains the following coding sequences:
- a CDS encoding helix-turn-helix domain-containing protein — MKPIAAIIVFFSLMLPSLFLSYGNYTTTKEYIINDVNQALAQTILYKTYDHITVDTLKVFRSKLQIDQLKETSYLSICTEEPSKIPFCSDTMSYKIGDERLHIRAYPNCSKAAIFGMSEQKLPSILFIISILWGLSSIMFFRMKPSEKVNNIIESETISVGALHFSKSSNLFFDEARKEIYFTPMQYQLMKMFIIAKNHRLSVEEICHSLWPGKEDARDTLYTLVRRIKPVLERACNVKIEAEKGHFYVLKTKER; from the coding sequence ATGAAACCAATAGCTGCAATTATAGTCTTTTTCTCTTTAATGCTTCCGTCATTATTTTTAAGTTATGGCAACTATACGACTACCAAAGAATATATTATCAACGATGTAAATCAGGCATTAGCCCAAACGATTCTGTATAAAACATATGACCACATAACAGTGGATACCTTGAAGGTATTTCGATCAAAACTGCAAATAGACCAATTGAAGGAGACCTCTTATTTGTCTATTTGCACGGAGGAGCCTAGTAAAATTCCTTTTTGTAGCGATACAATGAGTTATAAAATAGGGGACGAAAGATTGCATATCAGAGCATATCCAAACTGCTCAAAGGCCGCAATATTTGGAATGTCTGAACAAAAACTACCCTCCATATTGTTTATTATAAGTATATTATGGGGGCTTTCGTCCATTATGTTTTTCCGTATGAAGCCGTCTGAAAAAGTCAATAATATCATAGAATCGGAAACGATAAGTGTTGGAGCATTGCATTTCTCAAAGTCTTCCAATCTCTTTTTTGATGAGGCGAGGAAAGAGATTTACTTTACTCCCATGCAGTATCAACTCATGAAAATGTTCATAATAGCGAAGAATCATCGATTGTCGGTGGAAGAGATATGTCATAGCCTTTGGCCCGGGAAAGAAGATGCTCGCGATACTCTATATACATTGGTCCGCCGAATAAAGCCGGTTTTGGAAAGAGCCTGTAATGTAAAGATTGAGGCAGAAAAGGGGCATTTCTATGTACTGAAAACAAAGGAACGCTGA
- the groL gene encoding chaperonin GroEL (60 kDa chaperone family; promotes refolding of misfolded polypeptides especially under stressful conditions; forms two stacked rings of heptamers to form a barrel-shaped 14mer; ends can be capped by GroES; misfolded proteins enter the barrel where they are refolded when GroES binds), protein MAKEIKFNIQAREELKKGVDELANAVKVTLGPKGRNVIIEKKFGAPHITKDGVTVAKEIELADPFQNMGAQLVKEVASKTGDDAGDGTTTATVLAQSIVNVGLKNVAAGANPMDLKRGIDKAVAKVVEGIREQAQEVGDDFEKIESVARISANNDSEIGQLIAEAMKKVKKEGVITVEEAKGTDTTVDIVEGMQFDRGYISPYFVTNTEKMECEMDTPYILIYDKKISVLKDMLPVLEATAQTGRPLLIIAEDVDSEALATLVVNRLRGSLKVCAVKAPGFGDRRKEMLEDIAVLTGGVVISEEKGLKLESTTIEMLGRAEKVTVNKENTTIVNGMGSKESIAARVAQIKAQIETTTSDYDREKLQERLAKLAGGVAVLYIGAASEVEMKEKKDRVDDALSATRAAIAEGIVPGGGVAYIRCIPALEGLKGDNEDETTGIEIVKRAIEEPLRQITANAGVEGAVIVQRVKDGKGDFGYNARTNTYENFFAAGVIDPAKVTRVALENAASIAGMFLTTECVIADKKEENPAPAMPAAGMGGMGGMM, encoded by the coding sequence ATGGCTAAAGAAATTAAATTCAATATTCAGGCTCGCGAAGAGCTGAAAAAAGGGGTTGACGAATTGGCAAATGCCGTGAAAGTAACCCTGGGTCCGAAAGGTCGTAACGTAATTATCGAGAAAAAATTCGGTGCTCCCCACATCACCAAAGACGGTGTGACGGTAGCCAAAGAGATCGAATTGGCCGACCCCTTCCAGAACATGGGTGCCCAATTGGTCAAAGAGGTTGCCTCCAAGACGGGCGACGATGCCGGTGACGGTACGACCACGGCTACTGTATTGGCACAGTCGATTGTGAACGTAGGTCTTAAAAACGTGGCTGCCGGTGCCAACCCCATGGACTTGAAACGGGGTATCGACAAAGCCGTAGCCAAAGTTGTTGAAGGCATCAGAGAACAAGCTCAGGAGGTAGGTGACGACTTTGAGAAAATCGAATCGGTTGCCCGCATCTCGGCCAACAACGATAGCGAAATCGGTCAACTCATTGCCGAGGCTATGAAGAAAGTGAAGAAAGAAGGCGTCATCACGGTCGAAGAGGCCAAAGGTACCGACACAACGGTCGACATCGTTGAAGGTATGCAGTTCGACCGCGGTTACATCTCGCCCTATTTCGTAACCAATACCGAGAAGATGGAGTGCGAAATGGATACGCCCTACATCTTGATCTACGATAAGAAGATTTCGGTTTTGAAAGATATGCTTCCCGTACTCGAAGCCACTGCACAGACCGGTCGTCCTCTGCTCATCATTGCCGAAGATGTCGACAGCGAAGCCTTGGCAACGTTGGTTGTAAACCGCTTGCGTGGTTCGCTCAAAGTATGTGCCGTGAAGGCTCCCGGTTTCGGCGACCGTCGTAAAGAGATGCTCGAGGATATTGCCGTCCTCACCGGTGGTGTCGTAATCTCCGAAGAGAAAGGGTTGAAACTCGAATCGACCACCATCGAAATGTTGGGCCGTGCCGAGAAAGTAACCGTCAACAAAGAGAACACGACCATCGTCAACGGTATGGGTAGCAAGGAATCTATCGCTGCTCGTGTGGCTCAAATCAAGGCTCAAATCGAGACGACAACTTCTGACTACGATCGGGAGAAACTGCAAGAGCGTCTGGCCAAATTGGCCGGTGGTGTTGCCGTCCTCTACATCGGTGCTGCCTCGGAGGTTGAAATGAAAGAGAAGAAAGACCGTGTAGACGATGCCCTGAGTGCCACGAGAGCCGCTATTGCCGAAGGTATCGTACCGGGTGGCGGTGTAGCTTACATTCGCTGTATTCCTGCCTTGGAAGGCCTCAAAGGTGATAACGAAGACGAAACGACCGGTATCGAAATCGTGAAGAGAGCTATCGAAGAGCCTCTGCGTCAGATTACGGCCAATGCCGGTGTCGAAGGCGCTGTGATTGTACAACGCGTAAAAGACGGTAAAGGCGATTTCGGTTACAATGCCCGCACCAACACCTACGAAAATTTCTTCGCCGCAGGTGTAATCGATCCGGCCAAAGTAACTCGTGTAGCCCTCGAAAACGCCGCTTCTATCGCCGGTATGTTCTTGACGACCGAATGCGTAATTGCCGATAAGAAAGAAGAGAATCCTGCTCCTGCCATGCCGGCTGCCGGAATGGGTGGAATGGGCGGAATGATGTAA